Genomic DNA from Syntrophales bacterium:
TTTGCAAGCGCCCTGGGAAGGTCAGCCAAAGGCCGTGTATATGGGTTTATCATTACATCTGACGGAGATGACTTGGCGAGCCTGCTTGTTAAAAACGGCCTTGCTCGTGCTTACGGTATGGGCAGGAAAACGCCCAATGGCATCTCACGCGACGAAATGATAGAAAGACTTCGCGATTTAGAAACTTCGGCCATGTTGAAACGTATCGGCATTTGGTCGGAAAGTGATCCGGAACAAATTGCAGAATTCCGCGCGAAACAACGAAGTGAGGACCAGGAATTAAAGGACATACAGAGTCAGGTAAAAAAAGACAGATTTTCAGATGGCTTACTTGACCTAAACACTGTCAGCAAAGAAAAACTTATGTTTATCAATGGAATCGGCCCTGTTCTCGCTAAAAGGATTATAGCGGGGCGCCCCTATAAAACTGTAGATGATTTGCTCAAAGTGAAGGGAATTGGCCCAAAAACCCTTGAAAAAATTCGTCCCTATGTTGTGGTAGGTAAAGAGTAGAGGAGTGAGAAAATGGGGTCAGGTCTTGACGGCCTGTTGCCCAAACGAGTTTTGAAATATGATTCCTAAAAATGTTGCCGTGTGATTTTTTTTTGGTCAACACTATAAAAACAATCATGCCAGGCTCAACGAAATACCGTTTAGCCCGGAAAACCACCTGAATACTGCATCTATAACACTGTATTGAGTATGATTCACCTGATATTTCCAGACCTCCTCTGTCTGGACATTGCTCTTTGACATTCTATCCTTTGGTTGCCTTATAAGAATAGTGATGTTCTGGACGGCTGCTATAAGAAAGTCCTGGATTTCCATACGCCATAATCCTCGCCATCTTGCTCTCTTATAACCATATCTCGTTGACCAGGCAACGGAACTTGTCAATGAAAATGAGACACCTCCATTAAGAATTTAGTGTCGTAAAGGATCACTAATTTCTGGCATCGGTTTATTGATCCATGCTGCCGCTGGTAAAGCCATTGGTTTTGGCATCTTTCCCTTGAACCGCTCTGGATGTTTTGCAAAAGCATCATTCAAAACTGCCTGACGTTCTTTGATAATTTGTTCAGCCCGTCCGTAATGGACATCTTCCGGTGTGAGAAATCCGATTCCGGAATGGTAATGCTCGGTATTGTACCAGCCGAAAAAGTTCTGGCAGAATAACCTGCTGTCTTCGGGACAACCGAATCGTTCTGGAAAATCCGGCCGGTATTTAAGCGTTTTGAAATGGGCCTCCGAATAGGGGTTGTCATTGCTCACATAAGGCCGGGAAAGGCTTTTTGTGATCCCCAGATCAGCGAGCAGGAAAGCAACCGGTTTTGATGTCATACTGGGGCCCCGGTCGGAATGGATACTCAGTTGACTTGATTTAATCCCCTGTTTCTCACAGGACTGTTCAATCAGTTTTTTTGCCAATGTTCCCAGCTCCCTGGATGCCACCATCCAGCCCACAACATACCGGCTGAAGATATCGAGAATGACATAGAGGTAATAATAAGTCCACTTTGCCGGCCCCTTGAGTTTCGTAATATCCCATGACCAGACTTGGTTTGGTCGTTCTGCAAGCAGCTCGGGTTTGCTGTATATGGGGTGCCTAAGCTGGTTCCTTCTTTCCTTTACTTCCTTATGTGCTTCCAGAATTCGGTACATCGTTCTCACGGAACAGAGATAACTGCCGCCATCCAGAAGGGTGGCGTAAACCTCCTGTGGCGCTTTGTCGGCAAACCGTTCATCATGCAGCGTATCTCGAACCTGTTGCTGTTCGTAAGTAGATAGGG
This window encodes:
- a CDS encoding helix-hairpin-helix domain-containing protein — encoded protein: MNRLSKKLLTVILFLTAMLIFGGSFSSYAADLQMFSNARLVNNPANDGDSFFVEAGGKSFHVRLYFVDCPETSTSSESDARRAREQTRYFGLSHATRTIHFGNEAKAFVERILAKPFTVHTAFASALGRSAKGRVYGFIITSDGDDLASLLVKNGLARAYGMGRKTPNGISRDEMIERLRDLETSAMLKRIGIWSESDPEQIAEFRAKQRSEDQELKDIQSQVKKDRFSDGLLDLNTVSKEKLMFINGIGPVLAKRIIAGRPYKTVDDLLKVKGIGPKTLEKIRPYVVVGKE